CGAATaaatttatttgctttaaacCGGACCAAAAAAGTACAACTGTGTACATATCCATTCAAATAGAGAAGGATGGGAAACGTGAACAACTTGCTGACAGGCTTCCCAAGAGAAGGGACGCCAACGTTATGGTAACTCAAGATGGCCGAGTCGCTGGAACAGTTTACGGAAACATTTGGGCAGAGCAGAAATAAATGAGAGCTGTAAGAACGGTCGTTGTGATGTGGGCATCTTAACCCGaaaaagaaacacacacaaagaaaacatttattcatttgtttaatatCATTATCTACGAAAATCAGTtccaataaatttaaaacaatgattGTTGCTGTCAAAGTCTTATGATGCTGTGGGTTCTTTGtgataataattaaaaatggttTAGTGTTTAttcctaaaatattttgtttcgtCTAGGCCTGAACTGACTGGATATAATCCAATTAATGACTTCTTTGTAATATATAGTGGGCCATTTGTTTACAAGAAACAGTTTCAAATAACcgcaaacaaaatcaaaattcattctTTTTCATTACTGTTTATCTTATTTATGTATTTTCCAGAAAGTTATTCTACTTCAATAACCGTATGACTtgtatatatagagaatattaggttactggtTTACCTGACTTTAAGTTTATCCACtgagttggagaaaggtttatccaccccGATGCTTGCCGAGGGAGATATACAATGTACCTTTCGGGGACGAGGTAAATATTTAGGTAAATCGTATAGcttttcattttgtatcatttgtaGATTTCAGTCATTCCGCAGTTGAAAaattcaatcaatcaatcaatcaatctgtttatattcatttaataatttccgAAATATTCATATAATGAGTAAATCATTCACTCAAATAATCAATCAGCCATTCCATCAGTATGTCTTACAATACTAATTATAGACATTCTGTCATTACCTTTGTATTTTCATTGGAATTTAAGAGCAAAGTTCACAGTGATGAGTTGAAAAGAAAAAGCTGCTCCATTCTTCTTATTTAATTCGTATCCTTTTTGTCAGTTGCCTATTGGACTTTTGTGATTGGTACGATTTGCAAAGAAAGCATTCTGAGGGCCACCAACCCCTGCATAGCAGATTTAGGCGTGCCCATCTTGGGGATAATCAATTGTAGGGATAacacacgttttttgtgtattaggCCTGACGTCTACAAAAGCCcgcaaaacaaacgtgtattaccgctatttttgcataaaaaacatcaaacgacgactttatgtattgttttcatatgtgatgacttgacgattccggtacgtttttatttaccattcctgatgttcttggaaacggtaaacatattttaaatatccgtatccagggcccagaaatgaacaacaaaagcacatcctgaaggtttttaagcgattttttatctctcgttattacaaacatacaattaccaataattgttcatatcatttcacaattttgtGGACtagatcacaatttcaagaataataactttacgttCGAGTCATATTGAGTAGGGACACAGTTGGactacggatgagtacgaacgtagtgtcaagcttccaagctgtttatataaattcttcgagaaattagataaaaacataccgactgatacttaccaaaatcattatgtgattcctaaaaacaaagaatcacaCAGGtaattctttaacattcacggttgtctgcaaaatctgaattgacgcagagttctaaaggggagtaaacaagggaagaaacgagtacggacattgttgggggcagcgcatttggcgttagttactgatacagtatggattagattgcatcatTAATgattcaagaagaggtttttatgaaagaaacaagacgcagcagataccagatgtcaatctgcgcagaaatatgTAGACCTATACGACCCtggaaaagcatttcaaaaataaaaatcggatATTAGAtctaacagcacgtgaattgccttgtttgcacacgatttttctcccgtcaatacatgggcggatccagtgaaaaaaggtagttttatgcaagaattgaGATTACTGTATTGGTTAATCTCATCCAGTTTacggtgaaaaaaaaaatgtataactacATTGTtattcaattacttcccttttatgggtcaaaattttaagaaatcatAGCCATCACCCCTGACATGTCCGATACTCGGCCCGAGTTTCGTACATGTATCATtgttaacaaattttatttcaagtgAATGTGAGATATAAAGTTTAACGATATTTACCTGCACTTAAAGTATACTTAAAACAAGTTTACTTCAATTAGAATTATACTCTGCACGTGAAATCTAAGAAAATCTTATTTGGATGTAAATTCCTCTTTTCATGCAGTGCACAATTTAATATATGGAAATGAAGACTAAATATATTGTTAATCATGCTTTGTCATatgtgttttaaataatttattcacCATTCTTTAGGTCTATTGGTGATTCACCATAGTGATAATATAttctaaaacacaaacattcaaGGCTAGTGCATGTTTAATCATTGTAAATGGCATATTATAACCATCATAATATGGTAGAGTGACAATGAAAAGTCCCCTATTTTAGGAGTAGGTGGGGTCCCTCTGTTAACAAGGCAtgttttaaagccctgctcccgttctaccttttaaccttgaattgtcactgaaaaagcatgaagattctgactatgaacagtgacgcctgtcaaattAGAGTCTatcttatataaaattctatatgaattacctgtggttttgcgtgctacagtgtggcacgtggccgttaactgttacctattgtaatcatgggttgcatacacacaaaagaatttgaatagccggggagcagggctttaaaccaAAGTGTTTAGCAATATTTGTAGTATCTGGAACTGCCGACCCGACATAAATTGGCAAATATGGTGGCGTTTCGAGAAATcaaagatggcgtccaagatggccgccataaattGCCGATTCCGTGAAAATTGTATGTAACATTGTGAGAGTTTTATTTATAAAGGTAATGCTAAATATTTGCATGGATATTATTTGTATCATATGTTCTTCATATTGGATTATAGCAGGGactacttcaaggtcaaggtcattttaaggttaaagttcaCAAATacctaaaaatgatattttctctctattttttcttattttaaattttcacagtCACTTTTATCACAAATGTAATAGCAAAACTGGTAATTgcatgtttttcatttaaaaactatatttgtaataaaagagTTTTCAAATGTTGTGGATACAAATACTTTTCATACCAGTAATTGACCCCTCCACTCCCCCACTATAAAAAAGTCGCTGTTTCCGTAATATCAAAAGGTGAGAAGGTACCCTTCTGTAaacaaggcatgttatataccaaattgtttggtAATGTTTGTAGTATCTGGaactgccggtgtaatgaagtatttcgacccccatagaataatgaccccccggtcattattctatagaaaaagtgaccccccggtcatagtattatgacctccagatcatagtactatgactcccccacgtgaagtaaactgaacctcatgaAGAATATTGACTCACATAAAAAGACGAcacccggtcatttggtcaaatttagtgataactcatgtatctaaggcctatttgctgcattttatgagggaggcatatagatttgcccttgtcagtccgtccttccgtttaaccattagccccagataccatcacttgacacagaaatcagagcattccgcaacgggcaaagggattctatttctagacgttGTATCttgatgtatacatttttttctggaaaataacaattcacaatacgtttacaaaacacaccagtgtcaataatccctgcaaacttcggtatgaagttattcttcagaagaaaactgcacaagaaactgctagcatagaacttagtattaatagaagttgcaatacttagcagtggcagtaaagtacggtagcggcaacaatagaaagtagtagtagtagtagtagtagtagaagtagtagtagtagtggtagtggcagtggcagtgctagtggtagtggcagtggcagtagcagtagcagtagcagtagcagtagcagtagcagtagcaatagcagcagcagcagcagacgaataagtgacagcaacaacaacagcaggagaagaagaggtagatgtacaagacgtattagtggaagcaggtatagtagtgtcagtagtagcagttgtagtagtagtagtagtagaagtagtagaagaagaagaagaagaagtacatgtagtaatagcaatagaagtagcggcaccagtagtagtagtacaatcaaaatgttacctattggcaatggagggtattagagttgtagatctagtaaaattgtccgttaggtttggtgaggaatcactttttaatagatattatcgtcgaaagtctttctaggagccggtgttttacacggaaagagaacttttttaaaaagaataatgcccgggaatcgatattgtatgagagttcgaatgtagtaatttcggcagtgagtatttaaCATGGAAGGaatcactttttctatagaataataaccggggtcgttattctatgagattcgaagggagtcatctttagggagtcagtattttacttggaggggtcagtttttctatagaaaaatgaccgggggtcgtttttctatagagttttccaagggagtcagttttttataagtggagtcaatattttacaggaaaggagtcacattttctatagaataatggccggggggtcgttattctatgggggtcgaaatacttcattacaccggcaaaaACTGCCAAAAATGGTGGTGTTCCGAGAATTCCAAGATGGCATCAAAGATGACCGCCATTAGTTACCAAGTCCGTGAAAATTGTATGCAACAGTATGGGcgttttataaacataaagctAAATATTTGCACggatataattttatattataatgtttCTCAAATAAAGCAGTGACCACTTCAAGGTGAAGgtcatgtcaaggtcaaaattcttGAAGTATCCCAAAAATTGATAATTCccccttatttttttcaaattttaaatgttttttacatTCACTTTGGTTAGAAATGTAATAGCGAAATTGCTAATTAATtgaattgttttcattaaaagttGAATTTTTGGTAGGGTATTCAcataatttgggaaaaaaatatttttcatgccTGTACACGGAGTCCAGAATTGCTCCAAAACCGCTGTGATCATGGTAATTGAATGTTCAAATGATATAgattaatttcaaagataaagCTAAATGTTGTCAtggatattatttatttttatgatatcaaTTTGGCATACAATGTAAACCACTTCAAGGTTAATGTTAAGGTTGGTTCAagctcaaaataaaaaaattacaccgaattaatatttcttttatatttctctTCTTTTGGAagatttctttattatttgtataCCCTTTCTTTTATAagtttacttttgataaaaagtatACGTGTTTAGTGAAAACACCAATTCATGATGTCCGAGATAAATCGCTGTGTCCATGATAGTTGATGTCTTATTAAGTTATAGCTGTAAGTTTAAATCCTGTTATTCAAAATACTTTGGTCatctgttgatttttttaaatatcaacagACACTTTAGAAAGGGTATTTAGAATTGTCGTCTGCTgtctatttctgttttattttcttgtctAGAACAGAAACAACATCCAACAGAATTGAAATCCAACCACCCCTGCTTCAATGTGTTCCTACAGGCAATATTTTGCCTAAATTCTTTGACCACCTACTTAAATATCACTCTGTATTTCTTCATAAACTGCAATTGCATGCTATCGTGATGGGTTTTATAGTTTGCACCCTGACATTTGAATTTTGCCTCCACAAAATCTTCAGTTGTGCTTATGTAAAAGTCACCTCTTTCATCTGGTACTATAACTGATTAATACATTATAATATTCACAGTTTAATATGCTAAGAAATGTAACTAAGAAACACATATTGAGAAAAATGGTATGATTTATGCCATCTGTGAAATATTATTTTCCTTTCCTTCACTTTAAAAAGACGGTTGGATGAGAGGGAGTTACCGGCATTGTAGGTTGTAGGTTGTTACTACCGTTTGCAGATCAAAATGGCCTATTTCCTTTTTTAATCGATAGAATTTTACCATTTACGCCACAAAAGCGGCGATGATAAAAAGCATTTTTGGACCTGGTCTATAAAGGTAACTTCGCCAAGGTTTCAATGATTTTTTCCGATACGATATGAGATTAATATACGCAACaatatacttgaagaagaaaatggcatttCTTTACGATATCGTCAGCGTGTGCTATTTTTAGGCTGACGACATttgccagactattataaccatatattgAGTTTCCACAAAGTttaacaggtgctgagactgacatcacaaaatataatttcatgcgcagtTCAAATAGTCTGCCTCGTTTATAAGTTTTGCCATATAGTCtaataaagattgttaaacttacctgagaagctaattaaacaaacgctggtcCGAGAAACAATCGTATGAGTTATACTGTGCATTATTCGaggacctgacataacatggaaaataagaaatatgaaatatcaattagaATGAACTTaaaagtgatatgagttatgtcaggtcttatatttagggttATATTTAGGGTTTAAgttttaagaatctattctttcagatcatttgctataggttcTACAGGACGTAATCGCTACGCGGAATTGCCACAGTAaagtgagaagaaacaaatgaccacattataccttttttaggctatttttatactaaattcgttttagatattctgacgaatactgaaagatataatgtaaaaagtgtTTAAATGATGTGGGGAGTAGATGTTaacgagttttgtttaaacacacgttttcaactgctTTCATGTTATGTTAAGATAATGGATCCGTACTGGTAATGATTAACAggtgcattaacttgatacagtcctgaagttaacatattttcgcactgtggttcatctttaaacgacttttaccgtgtcattgttgtttgtttgtcgTTTTTCTCACATGTATTTgtcaattttgtataaattatgtctttttgcctccagctgaaacagagacaaatttcaaagtgatagccattacgcaaaacgatcgcagagaattcattttaacaaatatgttTCTAATTGAATCTCAAAGTATTGTGTAAcggttataaaacacaaaataaaattgtcgatacCAGTTTTTCTTGGGAGCTTCGAGTAAAAGGATTTGATCGGATAAAAtttaagctccaactcttaaaaatatggccttgctGTCTGCATTCATAGAAGAatcatagggcagaagtaaaacctagctgactacatttcttccaaacattgtaaactaaagaataaatgcaaaatcaagaacttttacaaatgtaactaagtattttcaaagctGTCTAAACATTCATtcttcaggttaaattcattttaaacagcaagaaatggctaatcaaataaaacatttccgtttttgtacgacagatcaatCATTATGATAATAAGTCTTGATAAAAACAGTTTACTTTTcttgta
This DNA window, taken from Mercenaria mercenaria strain notata chromosome 19, MADL_Memer_1, whole genome shotgun sequence, encodes the following:
- the LOC128551140 gene encoding uncharacterized protein LOC128551140 yields the protein MKMEGFGQLLKGVVSTAEGVYNTFSSGYQNHVANASPYKIWAKVDTSPTGSAPLNTGEGYSPIEPNKFICFKPDQKSTTVYISIQIEKDGKREQLADRLPKRRDANVMVTQDGRVAGTVYGNIWAEQK